From a single Adhaeribacter swui genomic region:
- the ruvA gene encoding Holliday junction branch migration protein RuvA: MIAYIDGKLTYKDPTFVIIEVGGVGYQIKISLNTYAGLAEGERCKLFTFLHIKEDAHTLYGFSEMAEKNIFLHLISISGVGPNTGLMILSSLSVAEIQQAIVREDVRTIQRIKGIGAKTAQRLILELKDKLKKDVLVDQANVSFTPHNTNQNEALSALITLGFARTVAEKTLDAIIKREGNHLTVEELIKLALKSS; the protein is encoded by the coding sequence ATGATTGCATACATCGACGGTAAATTAACTTATAAAGATCCCACCTTTGTTATTATTGAAGTAGGTGGCGTAGGTTATCAAATAAAAATTTCATTAAACACTTATGCTGGTTTAGCAGAAGGGGAACGTTGCAAACTATTCACCTTCCTGCACATTAAAGAAGATGCCCATACGCTCTATGGCTTTAGCGAGATGGCCGAAAAAAATATTTTCCTGCATCTTATTTCTATTTCAGGTGTGGGTCCCAATACCGGGCTCATGATTTTATCCTCTTTAAGCGTAGCCGAAATTCAGCAGGCAATTGTGCGCGAAGATGTGCGCACCATCCAACGGATTAAAGGAATTGGAGCAAAAACCGCTCAGCGATTAATCTTAGAATTAAAAGATAAATTAAAAAAAGATGTACTCGTTGATCAGGCAAACGTTTCGTTTACACCACACAATACCAACCAAAATGAAGCGTTATCTGCATTAATAACCCTAGGCTTTGCTCGAACTGTTGCCGAGAAAACGCTTGATGCCATTATTAAGCGGGAGGGCAACCACCTGACGGTGGAGGAATTGATCAAACTTGCTTTAAAATCTTCCTAA